In Caulobacter segnis ATCC 21756, the sequence GCGTCGCGCAAGGCGCCGACGGCGCGTTCGTATTCGTCATTGAGCCGTTCGACGACGGCGATTGCTTTTTCTTGGTTTGACATGACGCCTTATAGCGACGTTCCGCGACATTGGCGAGACACCGGGGCCCGCTTCGGGGAATGATTTATTACTTAGCGCAAGCGTTAGGCGCCCCGAAGCCTGCCGGCTGGGCGGCGCGCAGCCTGTTTATCTCGCTGCGCGCGAGACAAGCCGCGACGCACAAGCGCAAGAGCATGGACGAAGCCGCTCGCGTCGGCCACAAGGACGGACTTGCTCAAGAAGGGAGCGAATGGCGGCGGGGCCGTTCTCGCGCGTCGATCTCTTCGCAACCAGACATACCGTCGACGCTCGCCAAGCTTGGTGGGGGCGCCAGGGGGACCGAATGAACAAACGCTTCGCCTTATTGATCGTCGGGGCCATGGTGCTCGGCGTCGCCGTGGGCTGGGCCATCAACCAGACGATGGATCCCGCCCAGGCCAAGGCCGCCGCCAACAATCTGTCGCTGATCACCGACATTTTCCTGCGCCTGATCAAGATGATCATCGCGCCGCTGGTGCTGACGACCCTGGTGGCCGGCATCGCCCACATGGAAGACGCCGCCGCCGTCGGCCGGATCGGCGCCAAGACCATGGCCTGGTTCATCACGGCCTCGTTCGTGTCGCTGCTGCTGGGCCTCCTGATGGTTCACCTGCTGGATCCGGGCGCGAATCTCAATCTCACGCACATGGACATCGAGGGGACAAAGACGGCGGCGACCACCGACGCCTTCACGCTCAAGGGCTTCATCACCCACCTGGTGCCGACCTCGATCTTCGACGCCATGGCCAAGAACGAGATCCTCCAGATCGTCGTCTTCGCTCTGTTCGTCGGCACGGCCGTCGCCTCGCTGGACAACAAGGCCCCGCAGATCCTGGAGCTGGCCGAGCAGGCCGCGCAGGTCATGTTGAAGGTCACCGGCTTCGTCATGAAGCTGGCTCCGCTGGCCATCTTCGCGGCCCTGGCCTCGACGATCGCCACCCAGGGCGTGTCGATGCTGGCCGTCTACGGCAAGTTCGTGCTGGGCTTCTACGCCACCATGGGCGTGCTGTGGGGCCTGCTGTTCCTGGCCGGCCTGCTGGTGCTGGGCAAGCGGGTGTTGCCGCTGTTCGGCGTGATCCGCGACCCGGCCCTGCTGGCCTTCTCGACCGCCAGCTCGGAAGCCGCCTATCCGCGCATCCTCGACAGCCTGCCCAAGGTTGGCGTGCGCCGCCGCATCGTCTCGTTCGTCCTGCCGCTGGGCTATTCGTTCAACCTCGACGGCTCGATGCTCTACTGCACCTTCGCCACCATGTTCATCATGCAGGCGCACGGCGTGCACCTGACGATCCAGCAGCAGATCTTCATGCTGCTGCTGCTGATGGTGACCTCAAAGGGCATCGCCGGCGTGCCGCGCGCCTCGCTGGTCGTGATCATGGCCACCCTCACCTATTTCGGCCTGCCGGAAGCCTGGATCGCGCTGGTCCTGGGCGTCGACCACCTGCTGGACATGGGCCGCAGCGCCACCAACGTCGTCGGCAACAGCGTCGCCGCCGCCGTGGTCGCCAAGTGGGAGGGCGAGCTGGACGAGATCGATCCGGAGGCCGAAGGCGCCACGGTTTAACGCCGCTTTCGACGCGCGTTTCAAACGGCCCGCATCCCATCGCGATGCGGGCCGTTTTCGTGTCCAGTTCATACTGTACAGTAAAAACTTGACTCCGGCCCGGCGAGGTCCAATCTCAAGCGGGAGGGACTAGAAGGACGACGTCAATGAGCAAGATCGCTCACATCGCGCGCGCGGCCCTGGTCGGGCTCGCCATCTCCGCCCCGCTGGCGTTGAGCGGCCCGGCGGCCGCCCAGGACGCGCCGGCGGCCCAGGCCGCCAAGCCGGCCAAGCCGACCCGGCAATGTTTCTACCTGTCCGATTGGCGCGGCTGGACCGCTCCAGACAAGGACACCCTGTACCTGAAGGTCCGGGGCAAGGACGTCTACAAGGTCGATCTGGCCTACGGCTCCAACCAGCTGACCTGGCCGGGCACGCACCTGGTGTCGATCGTCCGGGGCGTGGACAGCGTCTGCAACCCGCTGGATCTGGACCTTCGCGTGTCCGACGGCTTCGGCATGGCCATCCCGATCCGGGCCAAGACCATCACCAAGCTTACCCCGGAACAGGTCGCGGCGATCCCCAAGAAGTATCAGCCGTAGGCTAGGACGCCGCCGCGCTCAGCAGCGCCACGACCATGGCGTTGGCGGGCGTGGCGATCCCGTGGACCGCGCCCCTCCGGACGATGACCCCATTGCGAGCGTCCAGCTCCATCGGCCGGCCGGCGGCGCGATCGGCGTGCAAGGAATTGACCGAGCCCGGATCGGCGGCGCGATAGCCGGCGATCACCTGGTCGGGCAGGTCGTCCGAAAGGTCCGCGCCCTCGGCCCGTCCCACCGCCACACACTCGCGCACCAGGCTCCGCATCACCTCCGCCGCGCCCTCGTCATGAGCGATCCCGGCGGGTTTGAGGACCAGGGCGTTGACCGCCCCGGCGCAGTTGAGCGCCAGCTTCTTCCAGGCCTCGGTGGTGAAGTCGTCGACCAGCTGCAATTGGATCGGCGTTTCAACGAAAAGCATCGCCAGGGCGCCGCCCGCGTAGCCTGCGGGAACCTTGATCCAGCCGTTGCGTCGCTGAAGGATTTTGCCGGGCGCCGAGCGCTCGGCGGGGATATCGACGACAGCCGGGACGAGATGAGTTTGCGCGATCCTGCCTTCGAACGGCGCGGTGTGCTCCACTCCGTTTCGCAGAACGACCACGGTCGTATCGAAGCCGACGAGCGCGTCCAGCCAGGCCATCGTGCCTTGAGTGTCGTAGGTCTTGGTCGCCACGAACACCCAGTCGACGGGCGACAGGCCCTCGGGCGAGGTCGCCACGCGCGGGCTCGCCGTGATCGGCCCCTCTGGCGTCTCGACCTCAAGGCGCTCGAACGGCGTGCGCACGCAGACCGTCACGTCGTGCCCTGGATTCTGCGCCAGCCAAGCGGCGAGCGTCCCGCCCACGGCGCGCCGGGGCCGATCACGGCGATGCGGGTCATGGCGGAGGCTCCTGGCTGAAACTCGCGCTTCTCCTAAGGCGTCGGCGCGCCGAGGTCACGCCTCAACGCTTCCGAACGCTGGCCTCGGGCGTGAAGAAACTCCCCTGCACGGGCGCGACGCAAGGCGTCCGCCCCAGGCGCACTTCGCCCTGGCGGTCCTTGGGCCTCGCGCCCGCGCCGAACTTGATCGAGCAGTTCAGCAGGCGCCCGTACGCCGCGCCGGGACTGACGGCGCCGGGCGGCGTGTCGCCATAGGTCCCGCCTGAAGCGCCCGCCGCGACCACGGCGTCGTAATAGGCGCGCTTTTCCGGATCCATCGGCGCCGGATAGCTGGGCGCGTTCGCCTGGAGCCGGCCCAGGCGCTCCTCGCACTTTTCCCGCTCTTCGCGCGACTGGCCCGCGCCGCGCGCACATCCCGCCCCCGCCCGGAGCGCGGCGCGCAGGGCGTCCGCCGAGACTGCGGGTCCAGAGAGGCCGCCGGAGGACGGGGCGGGCGCGGCCGGAGCGCCGCTGTCGGGCGCGGCGGGGGCGGACACCGGAGCCGGGATCGACACCGACGCGGAGGGCGAAGCGGCCAACGCTCGGCGCGAGGCCTTGGCCGGCGCCGTCTTGGCCTCCGGCCGCGTCAGCTCGACCGACATCAGGGGAAGGTCAAGCCCCGCGGCGAGCAGCGTCGGCGCCGTCGGCCACGCCAGCCAGGCCAGCACGGCCGCGTGCAGGGCCAGCGACAAAACGGCCAGGACGCCCCATCGACGCGACCGCCCCCGAACACCCCGCATTGTTCCCCCGCGCAGACCCGTCCGCGCGCAGGACGCCTTTTCGCTGTGTCGGAAGAGAGGCCGCACCATGGCGCGAATGGCCGTGGTTGGCGGGAGACGGGAGAAAGAAAACCCTCTCCCGTTGGGAGAGGGATTCAGGCGTCATTCCGCCGGCGTCAGGTCCGTGCGCTTCTTCATCATCTCGTCGAAGCTGGTCCAGACACCCTCGGCGCCGTGCCAGGAGCCCTTGGTGGCGGCCTTGGAGTATTCGGTCGCGCGGGCTTCGAAGAAGTTGGCGTGCTCGACGCCCGACAGCAGCGACTGCAGCCAGGGCAGCGGGTTTTCCTTTACGCCGTACACTTCCGGCAGCTGCAGCTGGCGCAGGCGCCAGTCGGCGATGAAGCGGATGTACGACTTGATGTCATCGGGGGTCATGCCCTGGATCTCGCCGGCCTCGAAGGCCAGGTCGATGAACTTGTCCTCAAGGCCGACCACGTGCTTGCAGCAGTCGACGATGTCGTCGGCCACCGCCTTGGTCACCGCGCCCGTCTCCTTGTTGAAGGCGTGGTACAGCTTGATGATGCCGTCGCAGTGCAGGCTCTCGTCGCGGATCGACCACGAAACGATCTGGCCCATGCCCTTCATCTTGTTGAAGCGCGGGAAGTTCATCAGCATCGCGAACGAGGCGAAGAGCTGCAGACCCTCCGTGAAGCCGCCGAACATGGCCAGCGTCCGGCAGATGTCGGCGTTGGAATCGACGCCGAAGGTCTGCATGTAGTCATGCTTGTCCTTCATGGCCTCGTATTCCATGAACGCCGAGAACTCGGTCTCGGGCATGCCGATGGTCTCGAGGAGCAGGGCGTAGGCCGCGATATGGATCG encodes:
- a CDS encoding dicarboxylate/amino acid:cation symporter produces the protein MNKRFALLIVGAMVLGVAVGWAINQTMDPAQAKAAANNLSLITDIFLRLIKMIIAPLVLTTLVAGIAHMEDAAAVGRIGAKTMAWFITASFVSLLLGLLMVHLLDPGANLNLTHMDIEGTKTAATTDAFTLKGFITHLVPTSIFDAMAKNEILQIVVFALFVGTAVASLDNKAPQILELAEQAAQVMLKVTGFVMKLAPLAIFAALASTIATQGVSMLAVYGKFVLGFYATMGVLWGLLFLAGLLVLGKRVLPLFGVIRDPALLAFSTASSEAAYPRILDSLPKVGVRRRIVSFVLPLGYSFNLDGSMLYCTFATMFIMQAHGVHLTIQQQIFMLLLLMVTSKGIAGVPRASLVVIMATLTYFGLPEAWIALVLGVDHLLDMGRSATNVVGNSVAAAVVAKWEGELDEIDPEAEGATV
- a CDS encoding DUF6491 family protein, encoding MSKIAHIARAALVGLAISAPLALSGPAAAQDAPAAQAAKPAKPTRQCFYLSDWRGWTAPDKDTLYLKVRGKDVYKVDLAYGSNQLTWPGTHLVSIVRGVDSVCNPLDLDLRVSDGFGMAIPIRAKTITKLTPEQVAAIPKKYQP
- a CDS encoding ribonucleotide-diphosphate reductase subunit beta, whose product is MSAPSSLILPGLMTPSGGYKPFRYPWAYDFWKKQQQVHWMPEEVPLGEDLKDWAVKLNDKERNLLTQIFRFFTQSDVEVQDNYMERYGRVFKPTEVKMMLASFANMETIHIAAYALLLETIGMPETEFSAFMEYEAMKDKHDYMQTFGVDSNADICRTLAMFGGFTEGLQLFASFAMLMNFPRFNKMKGMGQIVSWSIRDESLHCDGIIKLYHAFNKETGAVTKAVADDIVDCCKHVVGLEDKFIDLAFEAGEIQGMTPDDIKSYIRFIADWRLRQLQLPEVYGVKENPLPWLQSLLSGVEHANFFEARATEYSKAATKGSWHGAEGVWTSFDEMMKKRTDLTPAE